A genome region from Triticum aestivum cultivar Chinese Spring chromosome 2B, IWGSC CS RefSeq v2.1, whole genome shotgun sequence includes the following:
- the LOC123041486 gene encoding uncharacterized protein isoform X2: MGSIKRQEYSYDADDEDDFYIRNDDDLLEAPTLTSEQMARAREEALYVLKTKSPEEAFKIFTEGSYYNVDGPPLGLEQKDKTPATATPPAAPANVKEQPQTTVPPSGK; the protein is encoded by the exons ATGGGCTCGATCAAGAGGCAGGAGTACTCCTACGACGCCGACGATGAGGACGATTTCTACATCCGGAATGATGATGACCTTCTAGAGGCCCCGACCCTCACCAGCGAGCAAATGGCGCGAGCCAGG GAGGAAGCTCTGTACGTGCTGAAAACCAAGTCCCCTGAAGAGGCTTTCAAGATTTTCACCGAG GGTTCCTATTACAATGTTGACGGTCCGCCATTGGGACTGGAGCAGAAGGACAAGACCCCGGCCACTGCAACGCCTCCAGCAGCCCCCGCCAACGTGAAGGAGCAGCCCCAGACTACCGTGCCGCCATCAGGGAAGTGA
- the LOC123041484 gene encoding galactose mutarotase has product MARVLAFLALLCLVASALVCVGEARKMVGVYMLKKGDFSVKVTNWGATIMSIIVPDNKGNLADVVLGKDTLAEYVNDTAYFGPLSGRVAQRMARGRFVLDGKVYHTYINDGRNAIHGGHRGFSKVIWTVKEYVAGGDSPYITLYYRSFDGEQGFPGDLDVYATYQVSSPYVLSIRTNATALNKATPVNFLQHVYFNLGGQGSGDVLGHTLQLSASRYTPMDEELLPSSGRVDPVAGTNYDFRTPTPIGARIRQVMGGKGVRGYDINYVIDGAGMRKVAAVRDGASGRALQLWANQPAMQLYTGNGLNNTRGKGGIVYRQYAGFCLETQAYPDAVNHPEFPSVTVRPGQVYKHYMLLKFSF; this is encoded by the exons ATGGCTAGGGTTCTAGCGTTTCTCGCGCTCTTGTGCCTTGTGGCCTCTGCGCTGGTTTGCGTCGGCGAAGCGAGGAAGATGGTTGGGGTGTACATGCTCAAGAAAGGGGATTTCTCCGTGAAGGTCACCAACTGGGGCGCCACTATCATGTCGATCATCGTCCCCGACAACAAAG GGAATTTAGCTGATGTTGTGCTGGGTAAAGACACCCTCGCTGAATATGTT AACGATACGGCCTACTTCGGCCCGCTGAGCGGGCGCGTAGCACAACGAATGGCCAGAGGCCGGTTCGTCCTCGACGGCAAAGTATACCACACGTACATCAACGACGGCAGGAACGCCATCCATG GCGGCCACAGGGGATTCAGCAAAGTCATATGGACGGTGAAGGAGTACGTCGCCGGCGGCGACTCCCCGTATATCACGCTGTACTACCGCAGCTTCGACGGGGAGCAAG GATTCCCCGGAGACCTGGACGTGTACGCGACCTACCAGGTGTCGAGCCCATACGTGCTGAGCATCCGCACGAACGCAACGGCGCTGAACAAAGCGACGCCGGTGAACTTCCTGCAGCACGTGTACTTCAACCTGGGCGGGCAGGGCAGCGGCGACGTGCTGGGCCACACGCTCCAGCTCTCCGCGTCCCGGTACACCCCGATGGACGAGGAGCTCCTCCCGTCGTCGGGCCGCGTCGACCCGGTGGCCGGCACGAACTACGACTTCCGGACGCCGACGCCCATCGGCGCGCGCATCCGGCAGGTCATGGGCGGCAAGGGCGTCCGCGGGTACGACATCAACTACGTGATCGACGGGGCCGGCATGCGGAAGGTGGCGGCGGTCCGGGACGGCGCGTCCGGGCGCGCGCTGCAGCTGTGGGCCAACCAGCCGGCCATGCAGCTCTACACCGGCAACGGGCTGAACAACACCAGGGGGAAGGGCGGCATCGTGTACCGGCAATACGCTGGGTTCTGCCTTGAGACGCAGGCGTACCCGGACGCCGTGAACCACCCCGAGTTCCCGTCGGTGACGGTGAGGCCCGGCCAGGTGTACAAGCACTACATGCTCCTCAAGTTCTCCTTCTAA
- the LOC123041486 gene encoding uncharacterized protein isoform X1: MGSIKRQEYSYDADDEDDFYIRNDDDLLEAPTLTSEQMARAREEALYVLKTKSPEEAFKIFTEVGSYYNVDGPPLGLEQKDKTPATATPPAAPANVKEQPQTTVPPSGK; encoded by the exons ATGGGCTCGATCAAGAGGCAGGAGTACTCCTACGACGCCGACGATGAGGACGATTTCTACATCCGGAATGATGATGACCTTCTAGAGGCCCCGACCCTCACCAGCGAGCAAATGGCGCGAGCCAGG GAGGAAGCTCTGTACGTGCTGAAAACCAAGTCCCCTGAAGAGGCTTTCAAGATTTTCACCGAGGTA GGTTCCTATTACAATGTTGACGGTCCGCCATTGGGACTGGAGCAGAAGGACAAGACCCCGGCCACTGCAACGCCTCCAGCAGCCCCCGCCAACGTGAAGGAGCAGCCCCAGACTACCGTGCCGCCATCAGGGAAGTGA
- the LOC123041485 gene encoding pectinesterase has protein sequence MANNFLLGGLGAILVVAVVVGVVATVTSSGNNKAGDNFNVPGEANLATSGKSVKSLCAPTLYKESCEKTLTSASNGTENPKEVFATVAKSALESIKSAVERSKSIGEAKSSDPLTEGARQDCKELLEDSVDDLKGMVEMAGGDIKVLLGRTDDLEHWITGVMTFIDTCADGFADEKLKADMQGILRNATELSSNALAITNSLGAIFKKLDLDVFKTDSRRRLLSADESRYPAWMRAPERKLLASGGLPQPNAIVAKDGSGKFKTIQDAVNSMPKDHPGRYVIYVKAGVYEEMVMVPKDKVNIFMYGDGPKQSRVTGSKSFADGITTMKTATFSIEAAGFICKNMGFHNTAGAEKHQAVALRVQGDLSAFFNCRFDAFQDTLYVHARRQFFRNCVISGTIDFIFGNSAAVFQNCLIITRRPMDNQQNSVTAHGRTDPNMKSGLVIQNCRLVPDQKLFADRFKIPSFLGRPWKEFSRLVIMESMIADFIKPEGYMPWNGDFGLKTLYYAEFGNRGPGAGTSKRVTWPGFRVIGNKEAEQFTAGPFIDGATWLKFTGMPNYLGFKV, from the exons ATGGCAAATAACTTCCTCCTCGGGGGCCTGGGGGCCATCCTTGTCGTCGCGGTCGTGGTGGGCGTAGTCGCCACCGTGACCAGCTCCGGTAATAATAAGGCCGGCGACAACTTCAATGTCCCGGGTGAGGCCAACCTTGCCACCTCCGGCAagtcggtcaagtctctgtgcgcCCCCACGCTGTACAAGGAGTCGTGCGAGAAGACCCTCACCTCGGCCTCCAATGGCACCGAGAACCCCAAAGAGGTGTTCGCCACCGTTGCCAAGTCGGCGTTGGAGTCGATCAAGTCGGCGGTGGAGCGGTCAAAAAGTATCGGGGAGGCCAAGTCGAGCGACCCCTTGACGGAGGGCGCGCGCCAGGACTGCAAGGAGCTCCTGGAGGATTCCGTGGACGACCTCAAGGGCATGGTCGAGATGGCCGGCGGCGACATCAAGGTGCTCCTTGGCCGCACCGACGACCTCGAGCACTGGATCACCGGTGTGATGACCTTTATCGACACCTGCGCCGATGGCTTCgccgacgagaagctcaaggcggaCATGCAGGGCATCCTGCGCAACGCCACGGAGCTCAGCAGCAACGCGCTCGCCATCACCAACAGCCTCGGCGCCATCTTCAAGAAGCTCGACCTCGACGTGTTCAAGACCGACTCCCGCCGCCGCCTCTTGTCTGCGGATGAGTCCAGGTACCCCGCGTGGATGAGGGCTCCAGAAAGGAAGCTACTGGCCTCCGGTGGCTTGCCACAGCCGAACGCGATTGTGGCCAAGGACGGCAGCGGCAAATTCAAGACCATCCAGGACGCCGTGAACTCCATGCCCAAGGATCACCCGGGCCGGTACGTCATCTACGTCAAGGCTGGGGTCTACGAGGAGATGGTCATGGTCCCCAAGGACAAGGTGAACATATTCATGTACGGCGACGGCCCCAAGCAAAGCCGCGTCACCGGCAGCAAGAGCTTCGCCGACGGCATCACCACCATGAAGACCGCCACCTTCT CCATTGAGGCGGCCGGGTTCATCTGCAAGAACATGGGGTTCCACAACACGGCCGGCGCGGAGAAGCACCAGGCGGTGGCGCTGCGGGTGCAGGGCGACCTCTCGGCGTTCTTCAACTGCCGGTTCGACGCGTTCCAGGACACGCTGTACGTGCACGCCCGGCGCCAGTTCTTCCGCAACTGCGTCATCTCCGGCACCATCGACTTCATCTTCGGCAACTCGGCCGCCGTCTTCCAGAACTGCCTCATCATCACGCGCCGGCCCATGGACAACCAGCAGAACTCGGTGACCGCGCACGGCCGCACGGACCCCAACATGAAGTCCGGGCTGGTCATCCAGAACTGCCGCCTGGTGCCGGACCAGAAGCTGTTCGCGGACCGCTTCAAGATCCCGTCCTTCCTGGGCCGGCCGTGGAAGGAGTTCTCGCGGCTGGTCATCATGGAGAGCATGATCGCCGACTTCATCAAGCCCGAGGGGTACATGCCGTGGAACGGCGACTTCGGGCTCAAGACGCTCTACTACGCCGAGTTCGGCAACCGCGGCCCCGGCGCCGGCACCAGCAAGAGGGTCACCTGGCCAGGGTTCCGCGTCATCGGGAAcaaggaggccgagcagttcaccgCAGGGCCCTTCATCGACGGGGCGACATGGCTCAAGTTCACCGGCATGCCCAACTACCTCGGGTTCAAGGTCTAA